The following proteins come from a genomic window of Miscanthus floridulus cultivar M001 chromosome 2, ASM1932011v1, whole genome shotgun sequence:
- the LOC136540444 gene encoding endo-1,4-beta-xylanase 5-like, with product MVKSLPYDYSASIECLPEPLEPQYGGGILRNADFSAGLRGWSTFGYGSIAESTSAAGNGFAVALNRTRAYQSVSQKVYLQGDTHYTLSAWLQVSDASADVRAVVKTVDDFVHAGGVVAKAGCWSMLKGGLTAAASGPAELYFESNATVDLCVDSVSLKPFSKDEWMAHRAQSVVAARKKTVRLQATDSAGKPLEGAAVSLDAVRTNFPLGAAMSRYILTNSAYQTWFASRFAVATFENEMKWYSTEPSPGREDYTVPDAMMAFAKSNGIAVRGHNVLWDQPSQQPGWVQSLPYPQLLAAASRRIRSVVSRYAGQVIGWDVVNENLHFNFYEGCFGWDASTAFYAAARLLDAGSALMFMNEFNTLEQPGDMAALPARYLQRLQQIIAAYPENGAGMAIGLEGHFTNPNIPYMRAALDTLAQAGIPVWLTEVDVAPGPSQVQHLEEVLREAYAHPAVQGIVIWSAWRPEGCYVMCLTDNNFKNLPQGDVVDRLIAEWRATPRAGATDAQGYFEAELVHGEYKVTVSHPALNSSISRSVKVELGPGSEHYFIDMQV from the exons ATGGTGAAATCTCTTCCATACGATTACTCTGCAAGCATCGAG TGCTTACCGGAGCCGCTGGAGCCGCAGTACGGCGGCGGCATCCTCCGCAACGCCGACTTCAGCGCGGGCCTCCGGGGCTGGTCCACCTTCGGCTACGGCAGCATCGCGGAGAGCACGTCGGCGGCGGGCAACGGGTTCGCCGTCGCGCTCAACCGGACGCGGGCGTACCAGAGCGTCAGCCAGAAGGTGTACCTGCAGGGCGACACGCACTACACCCTCTCCG CGTGGTTGCAGGTCAGCGACGCAAGCGCCGACGTGCGGGCCGTCGTCAAGACCGTCGATGACTTCGTCCACGCCGGCGGCGTCGTCGCCAAGGCCGGGTGCTGGTCCATGCTCAAGGGCGGCCTCACCGCCGCGGCTTCGGGTCCGGCCGAGCTCTACTTCGAG AGCAACGCTACGGTGGACCTGTGTGTGGACAGCGTGTCGCTGAAGCCCTTCTCCAAGGACGAGTGGATGGCGCACCGCGCCCAGTCCGTGGTCGCGGCGCGCAAGAAGACGGTGAGGCTTCAGGCGACGGACTCCGCCGGGAAGCCGCTGGAGGGCGCGGCGGTGTCCCTGGACGCGGTCCGGACCAACTTCCCGCTGGGCGCGGCCATGAGCCGGTACATCCTCACCAACTCGGCGTACCAGACGTGGTTCGCGTCCCGGTTCGCGGTGGCCACCTTCGAGAATGAGATGAAGTGGTACAGCACGGAGCCGTCGCCCGGGCGCGAGGACTACACGGTCCCGGACGCCATGATGGCGTTCGCCAAGTCCAACGGCATCGCCGTGCGCGGCCACAACGTGTTGTGGGACCAGCCGAGCCAGCAGCCCGGGTGGGTGCAGTCGCTGCCCTACCCGCAGCTGCTGGCGGCGGCGTCGCGGCGGATCCGCTCCGTCGTGTCGCGCTACGCCGGCCAGGTCATCGGCTGGGACGTGGTCAACGAGAACCTGCACTTCAACTTCTACGAGGGCTGCTTCGGCTGGGACGCGTCCACCGCCTTCTACGCCGCCGCGCGCCTGCTGGACGCCGGCTCCGCGCTCATGTTCATGAACGAGTTCAACACGCTGGAGCAGCCGGGCGACATGGCCGCGCTGCCTGCCAGGTACCTGCAGCGCCTGCAGCAGATCATCGCCGCCTACCCGGAGAACGGCGCCGGCATGGCCATCGGCCTCGAGGGCCACTTCACCAACCCCAACATTCCGTACATGCGCGCCGCCCTCGACACCCTCGCCCAGGCCGGCATCCCCGTCTGGCTCACCGAGGTTGACGTCGCCCCAGGCCCGTCGCAGGTGCAGCACCTGGAGGAGGTGCTGCGGGAGGCGTACGCGCACCCGGCGGTACAGGGGATCGTCATCTGGTCGGCGTGGCGACCGGAGGGGTGCTACGTCATGTGCCTCACCGACAACAACTTCAAGAACCTGCCGCAGGGGGACGTCGTGGACCGCCTCATCGCCGAGTGGCGGGCGACACCGCGGGCCGGCGCCACGGACGCGCAGGGCTACTTCGAGgccgagctcgtccacggcgagtACAAGGTCACCGTCAGCCACCCGGCGCTCAACAGCTCCATCTCCCGGAGCGTCAAGGTGGAGCTGGGCCCAGGGAGTGAGCACTACTTCATTGACATGCAGGTCTAG